The proteins below are encoded in one region of Micromonospora pisi:
- a CDS encoding alpha/beta fold hydrolase: protein MTDTQTHTLVTPDVDLVYDVRGPLPPSGGRPALLMIGQPMTAEGFEALAAYFTDRTVVTYDPRGLGRSIRKDGRSDHTPQHQATDLHLLIEALGAGPVDVFASSGGAVTALELVATHPGDVVTLVAHEPPINAVLPDATAAERARAGFHEAYQAGGTGAGMAAFIAMTSWQGEFTDAYFAQPAPDPAMFGIPTDDDGTRDDPLLSKNSWAISDYRPEAGVLSAAPSRIVIAVGEESTGTYTARTAVGTATLLGQEAVVFPSHHGGFLGGHFGYAGKPEEFAARLREVLDAD from the coding sequence ATGACGGATACCCAGACGCACACCCTCGTCACGCCCGACGTCGACCTGGTCTACGACGTCCGCGGCCCGCTCCCCCCGTCCGGCGGGCGCCCCGCGTTGCTCATGATCGGCCAGCCGATGACGGCGGAGGGCTTCGAAGCGCTCGCCGCGTACTTCACGGACCGCACGGTTGTCACCTACGACCCGCGCGGGCTGGGCCGCAGCATCCGTAAGGACGGCCGGTCCGACCACACCCCGCAGCATCAGGCGACCGACCTGCACCTGCTGATCGAGGCGCTCGGCGCTGGCCCGGTCGACGTGTTCGCCAGCAGCGGCGGTGCGGTGACCGCACTCGAACTGGTCGCGACCCACCCTGGTGACGTCGTCACGCTGGTGGCGCACGAGCCTCCGATCAACGCTGTGCTCCCCGACGCCACGGCAGCCGAGCGCGCCCGGGCCGGATTTCACGAGGCGTACCAGGCGGGGGGCACCGGTGCGGGCATGGCCGCGTTCATCGCGATGACTTCCTGGCAGGGCGAGTTCACCGACGCCTACTTCGCCCAGCCAGCGCCCGACCCGGCGATGTTCGGCATACCGACCGACGACGACGGCACCCGCGACGATCCGCTGCTGTCGAAGAACTCGTGGGCGATCAGCGACTACCGCCCCGAGGCAGGTGTGCTCAGCGCTGCCCCGTCCCGGATCGTGATCGCGGTCGGCGAGGAGTCGACGGGAACGTACACCGCTCGTACGGCCGTGGGCACTGCGACATTGCTCGGCCAGGAGGCCGTGGTGTTCCCGAGCCACCACGGCGGCTTCCTCGGTGGTCACTTCGGTTACGCGGGCAAGCCGGAGGAGTTCGCGGCAAGGCTGCGCGAGGTGCTGGACGCCGACTGA
- the nudC gene encoding NAD(+) diphosphatase, translating into MAFDGLAYTETPGDRAASLRDDPGWVDEQLGRDDTRTVPMWHDGPLLTAAGLPVTLTGRAGRAVLAVASQTALLGLDGTTAHFAADLTGVDEARALRLANAYTRADLRTLATTLPGPVMAMLAYARGLLYWNRHARFCGACGGPTESTHAGHVRMCHAPDCRRQLFPRIEPAVIALVEGPGPQPRCLLARHRGSDPDGFSVLAGFVEIGESLEGAVRREVAEEAGVAVGAVTYRGSQAWPFPAGLMVGFVAQATDETIAVDGVELLEARWFTRAEIVDRIVNGPGSGPADSIGGRLLRSWAGLDPTPECEPGRSA; encoded by the coding sequence ATGGCGTTCGACGGTTTGGCGTACACCGAGACACCGGGTGACCGGGCCGCGAGCTTGCGGGATGATCCGGGATGGGTTGACGAGCAGTTGGGACGCGACGACACCCGGACCGTACCGATGTGGCACGACGGCCCGCTGCTGACAGCAGCCGGTCTGCCGGTCACGCTCACCGGCAGGGCAGGGCGCGCCGTGCTGGCAGTGGCGAGCCAGACAGCCCTGCTGGGTCTGGACGGCACGACGGCGCATTTCGCCGCCGACCTCACCGGCGTCGACGAGGCCCGGGCGTTGCGACTCGCGAACGCGTACACCCGCGCCGACCTGCGTACCCTCGCCACCACCTTGCCGGGCCCGGTCATGGCAATGCTGGCGTACGCGCGCGGCCTGCTCTACTGGAACCGCCATGCCCGGTTCTGCGGGGCTTGCGGCGGGCCGACCGAGAGCACCCATGCCGGCCACGTCAGGATGTGCCACGCCCCGGACTGTCGACGGCAACTGTTCCCCCGGATCGAGCCCGCGGTTATCGCGCTGGTCGAGGGGCCCGGCCCTCAGCCGCGGTGCCTGCTCGCCCGCCACCGGGGCTCAGATCCGGACGGCTTCTCCGTGCTGGCCGGGTTCGTCGAGATCGGCGAAAGTCTGGAGGGCGCCGTACGCCGTGAGGTCGCCGAGGAGGCCGGCGTCGCGGTCGGTGCGGTGACCTACCGGGGCTCGCAGGCATGGCCCTTCCCGGCCGGCCTCATGGTCGGGTTCGTCGCGCAGGCCACCGACGAGACCATCGCCGTCGACGGCGTGGAACTACTGGAGGCCCGTTGGTTCACCCGCGCCGAGATCGTCGACCGCATCGTCAACGGCCCCGGATCGGGCCCGGCCGACTCCATCGGTGGACGGCTGCTGCGCTCCTGGGCTGGCCTCGACCCGACGCCGGAGTGCGAACCGGGGCGGTCCGCATGA
- a CDS encoding nuclear transport factor 2 family protein has protein sequence MDLHTAERQLQAAQRAADVESLDALLHPQVVGAGPDGTIFTKEDDLESYRSGALRITNLVEESLDVQEDGETGVTRTVAAVDAVQGGAVMSARLRYTRLWVREDGNWRVLAANFVPV, from the coding sequence ATGGATCTCCATACTGCGGAACGGCAGCTCCAAGCGGCTCAGCGCGCCGCCGACGTCGAGTCCCTCGACGCGCTTCTGCACCCCCAGGTCGTGGGTGCTGGACCGGACGGCACGATTTTTACGAAGGAAGATGACCTGGAGAGCTACCGCTCGGGGGCCCTGCGAATCACTAACCTGGTGGAGGAGTCGCTCGACGTCCAGGAAGACGGTGAGACCGGGGTGACCCGCACGGTCGCTGCGGTGGATGCCGTTCAGGGCGGTGCTGTTATGTCCGCGCGGTTGCGCTACACCCGGCTGTGGGTGCGTGAGGACGGCAACTGGCGGGTGTTGGCCGCCAACTTCGTCCCGGTCTAG
- a CDS encoding JmjC domain-containing protein — protein MSDFVILRDLVGDVPAFLAESWHRVSTVLRPADPPVNLFTVQDLERSLSGGLLRSPYLGVVESGENPTGREFTTPRTVAERVVSDHVDPEKVARRVAEGASVLLRNIEHWHAPTTAFAYRLGTELGRPVEAFFFLTPPERQALPPHRDDADVFVVQVQGRKEWTVHETPTDGRWDRGRAGRPGKVAVRTRLEPGEVLYLPRGAAHSAVAADGSLSAHLSLTVRDIGLSQLSAVVQQYLAADLDLPSRPVEEAALIEASARLLEHQTSRLAELTPQDLVDAARTAMLALRHKPPVTPDFGASAGQGCAR, from the coding sequence ATGAGTGATTTTGTGATCCTCCGCGATCTGGTCGGAGATGTCCCCGCTTTCCTCGCGGAGTCCTGGCATCGGGTTTCCACAGTCCTGCGGCCGGCGGATCCCCCGGTGAACCTCTTCACTGTGCAAGACCTCGAGCGGTCACTTTCCGGAGGGCTGCTCCGATCCCCATATCTTGGCGTGGTGGAGTCGGGCGAGAACCCGACAGGCCGGGAATTCACCACCCCCCGGACTGTGGCCGAACGGGTTGTCTCGGACCATGTTGACCCGGAGAAGGTTGCCCGGCGAGTTGCCGAGGGCGCGAGTGTGCTCCTACGCAACATCGAGCACTGGCACGCCCCCACCACTGCCTTCGCCTACAGACTGGGCACCGAACTGGGCCGTCCGGTGGAGGCGTTTTTCTTTCTCACGCCCCCGGAACGCCAGGCTCTTCCCCCGCACCGGGACGACGCCGACGTGTTCGTCGTCCAGGTGCAGGGTCGCAAGGAGTGGACCGTTCACGAGACGCCGACCGACGGGCGGTGGGACCGGGGCAGAGCCGGGCGCCCCGGGAAGGTCGCGGTGCGAACCCGTCTGGAGCCAGGTGAGGTGCTCTACCTGCCCCGGGGAGCGGCCCACAGCGCGGTCGCGGCGGATGGGTCTCTCTCCGCCCACCTGTCTCTGACCGTCCGGGACATCGGACTCAGTCAACTGAGCGCGGTCGTGCAGCAGTATCTCGCGGCGGATCTGGACCTGCCCTCCCGCCCGGTCGAGGAGGCGGCACTGATCGAAGCGTCCGCCCGCCTGCTGGAACATCAGACCAGCCGCCTGGCCGAACTAACTCCGCAGGACCTGGTCGATGCGGCACGTACGGCGATGCTCGCCCTGCGCCACAAACCGCCGGTCACACCCGACTTCGGCGCGAGCGCCGGACAGGGGTGCGCGAGGTAG